Proteins from one Phyllobacterium zundukense genomic window:
- a CDS encoding trimethylamine methyltransferase family protein produces the protein MVEETSVDAPAEAETGSGRRGRGAGAGAAARRAARSGGGPGKSLTYITRKIRTFEVLDEEGLAIIEANADTVLEEIGIEFRDDAEALALWKEAGADVKGERVHFPKGLPRSLLKTAPPIYTQHARNPERSVQIGGDATVFAPVYGPPFVRDLEGVRRYATIEDFNNFVKLAYMAPSIHHSGGTVCEPVDVPVNKRHLDMVYAHIKYSDKPFMGSVTAPERAEDTISMCKLVFGEDYLDQNTVLTSLINANSPMVFDETMLGALKVYARNNQACIVTPFILAGAMSPVTVAGTLTQVLAEVLAGASFTQLIRPGAPVIFGTFASSISMQSGAPTFGTPEPSLVSYGAAQLARRCGLPFRTGGSLCASKVSDAQAAYESANTLNSTLLAGTNFVLHGAGWLEGGLVSSYEKFMMDIDQLGMAQKIAQGVDLSENGQAMDAIRQVGPGSHYLGCDHTQANFQTAFYRSNIADNNSYEQWLAEGEKRADQRANELARRWLETYEAPYLDPAIDDSLKEFIAKKKASMPDAFT, from the coding sequence ATGGTTGAGGAAACGTCAGTTGATGCACCTGCAGAAGCGGAAACAGGCAGTGGACGTCGTGGCCGCGGCGCTGGCGCGGGTGCAGCTGCACGTCGTGCTGCGCGTTCGGGTGGTGGTCCTGGTAAATCGCTAACCTATATTACGCGCAAGATACGCACCTTCGAAGTATTGGACGAAGAAGGTTTGGCGATAATTGAGGCGAACGCCGATACGGTGCTGGAGGAGATCGGCATCGAGTTCCGCGATGATGCGGAAGCGCTCGCACTGTGGAAAGAAGCCGGTGCGGACGTCAAGGGCGAGCGGGTGCATTTCCCCAAGGGGCTGCCGCGTTCTCTTCTAAAGACTGCTCCGCCGATCTACACGCAGCACGCGCGCAACCCGGAGCGCTCCGTCCAGATTGGCGGCGATGCTACCGTTTTTGCCCCGGTCTACGGCCCGCCTTTCGTTCGCGATCTCGAGGGCGTTCGCCGCTACGCGACGATCGAGGACTTCAATAATTTCGTCAAGCTGGCTTATATGGCGCCGTCTATTCATCATTCCGGCGGTACGGTATGCGAACCGGTCGATGTGCCCGTCAACAAACGCCATCTTGATATGGTCTACGCCCACATCAAATATTCCGACAAACCTTTCATGGGATCCGTCACCGCGCCTGAACGTGCCGAAGATACGATCTCCATGTGCAAGCTGGTGTTCGGTGAGGACTATCTCGACCAGAACACTGTTTTGACGAGCCTGATCAATGCGAATTCTCCCATGGTATTCGACGAAACGATGTTGGGCGCATTGAAGGTCTATGCGCGCAACAATCAGGCTTGCATCGTCACGCCGTTCATTCTTGCCGGCGCCATGAGCCCGGTAACAGTGGCAGGTACGCTCACACAGGTCCTGGCAGAGGTTCTTGCGGGTGCGTCTTTCACCCAACTGATCCGGCCAGGCGCTCCCGTAATTTTCGGGACCTTTGCATCGTCGATCTCCATGCAATCAGGTGCGCCGACCTTTGGCACGCCCGAACCCTCACTGGTTTCTTATGGTGCAGCGCAGCTGGCACGCCGCTGCGGATTGCCGTTCCGCACGGGCGGTTCTCTCTGTGCTTCCAAGGTTTCCGATGCTCAGGCAGCTTATGAGAGCGCGAATACATTGAATTCGACGCTTCTTGCCGGAACGAATTTCGTGCTGCATGGGGCGGGCTGGCTCGAAGGCGGCCTGGTATCTTCCTATGAAAAATTCATGATGGATATCGACCAGCTTGGCATGGCCCAGAAGATTGCCCAAGGGGTCGATTTATCCGAGAATGGCCAGGCAATGGATGCTATCCGGCAAGTTGGTCCCGGCAGCCACTATCTTGGTTGCGACCACACGCAGGCGAACTTCCAAACAGCATTCTATCGCTCGAACATTGCAGATAACAATTCGTATGAGCAATGGCTGGCGGAAGGCGAAAAACGTGCGGATCAGCGCGCCAATGAACTTGCTCGCCGTTGGCTGGAAACATACGAGGCGCCTTATCTCGACCCGGCCATCGACGATTCGCTCAAGGAGTTCATCGCCAAGAAAAAGGCGTCCATGCCCGACGCATTCACGTGA
- a CDS encoding PadR family transcriptional regulator, translating into MFDPGALRLVVLGLIAEEPRHGYDVIKALEARFQGAYSPSAGAIYPMLQMMEETDLVTSTTTGNKRLYTITDQGLAYLDENRAELDKINGQLDSASGEIHNAALGEEMHALSFALRSKLRSGSLTAEKAEELRNILKRVRREIEDL; encoded by the coding sequence ATGTTTGATCCAGGCGCATTGCGTCTTGTCGTCCTCGGTTTGATCGCGGAAGAGCCGCGTCACGGCTACGACGTCATCAAGGCTCTTGAAGCGAGATTCCAGGGGGCCTACAGCCCGAGTGCCGGTGCGATTTACCCGATGTTGCAGATGATGGAGGAAACCGATCTTGTCACCTCCACGACCACCGGCAACAAGCGGCTCTATACGATTACGGATCAGGGGCTTGCCTATCTCGACGAGAACCGGGCGGAGCTAGACAAGATCAACGGCCAACTCGACAGCGCTTCAGGCGAGATACACAATGCTGCTCTGGGCGAGGAGATGCATGCATTGAGCTTCGCGCTTCGCTCGAAACTCCGCAGTGGTTCGCTCACGGCTGAGAAGGCCGAGGAGCTGCGCAATATCCTGAAGAGGGTTCGCCGCGAGATCGAGGACCTCTGA
- the bmt gene encoding betaine--homocysteine S-methyltransferase, translating to MTIANPLADLIAEKGVLLADGATGTNLFATGLEAGEAPELWNEVQPEKIIALHQGFVDAGADIILTNSFGGTRHRLKLHHAQDRVFELNKKAAELARSVADKADRKVIVAGSVGPTGELLVPLGALTEEDAVAAFTEQLEGLKAGGVDVAWIETMSAPGEIRAAAEAAVKVGLPYVYTGSFDTAGKTMMGLPPKDIHAVVDGLAQRPVAVGANCGVGASDILASLLDMSEADPSATIVIKGNCGIPEFRGAEIFYSGTPELMADYAHLAINGGAKIIGGCCGTSFEHLAAMRKALDSHTHGARPSVETIVETIGPMRNKLAAHADDMPKRERRGRRA from the coding sequence ATGACCATTGCAAACCCACTTGCTGATCTCATCGCCGAGAAGGGCGTTTTACTGGCCGATGGTGCAACAGGCACAAACCTTTTTGCAACCGGGCTCGAAGCTGGCGAAGCTCCGGAACTCTGGAATGAAGTGCAACCCGAGAAGATCATTGCGTTACATCAAGGGTTTGTCGATGCCGGAGCTGACATCATCCTGACCAATTCCTTCGGTGGCACACGCCATCGTCTGAAACTCCATCATGCGCAGGATCGTGTATTCGAACTCAACAAGAAAGCCGCCGAGCTTGCACGCAGCGTCGCTGACAAGGCAGACCGCAAGGTCATTGTTGCAGGTTCCGTCGGCCCGACAGGCGAACTGCTAGTACCGCTCGGCGCCTTGACCGAAGAAGATGCGGTCGCGGCTTTCACCGAACAGCTGGAAGGCTTGAAGGCTGGCGGCGTGGACGTAGCCTGGATCGAGACGATGTCAGCTCCGGGCGAAATACGCGCGGCTGCAGAGGCAGCGGTCAAAGTCGGTCTCCCCTACGTGTATACGGGATCATTCGATACGGCGGGCAAAACCATGATGGGCCTGCCGCCGAAGGACATCCACGCTGTAGTCGACGGACTCGCGCAACGTCCAGTCGCGGTTGGCGCCAATTGCGGCGTCGGTGCGTCGGATATTTTGGCGTCTCTCCTCGACATGAGCGAAGCCGATCCTTCTGCAACGATCGTTATCAAAGGCAACTGCGGCATACCGGAATTTCGTGGCGCCGAAATCTTCTATTCCGGCACTCCAGAGCTGATGGCCGACTACGCCCATCTAGCAATCAATGGCGGCGCAAAGATTATTGGCGGCTGCTGTGGCACATCATTCGAGCATCTGGCGGCAATGCGCAAAGCACTCGACAGTCACACGCATGGCGCGCGCCCTTCTGTCGAGACAATCGTCGAGACCATCGGACCAATGCGCAACAAGCTCGCAGCTCACGCTGACGACATGCCGAAGCGGGAACGCCGCGGACGGCGTGCATAA
- a CDS encoding helix-turn-helix domain-containing protein — MDKRDLSRLFQERIKSLLVRSGENQSAFAASVGIDRSALSQLLSGVSTRLPRVETLLNIAERHAVSLDWLLGLSQDEGITGELRPSMEIEEGSDNFERTLLVKWHAEATGSKIRYVPARIPDLLRTQAVVAYETSMVHRDPAAQLSETAFRLDYNRQPGTDMEVCMPFQTLRDFASGCSIWSDLSRKVRLEQLNHMAELIDELYPSFRLYLFDGRERFSVPYTVFGPYRAAIFVGEMYLVLYTTEAVLTMQRHFDGLIRVAKVNAHEVAGYISSLKVS; from the coding sequence ATGGATAAACGCGACCTTTCTCGTCTGTTCCAGGAGCGCATCAAAAGTCTCCTTGTCCGAAGTGGCGAAAACCAATCAGCCTTTGCTGCATCGGTTGGTATTGACCGTTCAGCCTTGTCACAACTGCTGTCGGGCGTGTCTACCAGGCTGCCGCGCGTTGAGACGTTGCTCAACATTGCCGAGCGCCACGCCGTGTCGCTCGATTGGCTTTTGGGATTGAGCCAGGATGAGGGCATTACAGGCGAACTTCGCCCAAGTATGGAAATCGAAGAAGGTTCGGATAACTTCGAACGCACGCTCCTCGTTAAATGGCATGCAGAGGCAACTGGCAGCAAAATTCGTTACGTCCCCGCGCGCATCCCGGACTTGTTACGGACACAAGCTGTCGTTGCTTACGAGACCTCCATGGTCCACCGCGACCCCGCAGCCCAGTTGAGCGAGACTGCATTCCGGCTTGACTATAATCGCCAGCCGGGCACCGACATGGAAGTCTGTATGCCCTTCCAGACGCTAAGAGACTTCGCTTCAGGTTGCAGCATCTGGAGTGATCTCTCGCGCAAGGTCCGTCTCGAACAGCTCAATCACATGGCCGAATTGATCGATGAGCTTTATCCGTCATTTCGGCTCTATCTCTTCGACGGACGCGAGCGTTTCTCTGTCCCCTATACCGTCTTTGGCCCCTACCGCGCCGCTATATTTGTCGGGGAAATGTATCTCGTCCTGTACACAACAGAGGCCGTCCTGACCATGCAACGGCATTTCGACGGACTTATCCGCGTTGCCAAAGTCAATGCTCACGAAGTGGCTGGATACATTTCATCGCTGAAGGTCAGTTGA
- a CDS encoding fatty acid desaturase, with translation MTACYGLWFFSGFYVYDTMPLAALAAMAISVALHSSLQHEVLHGHPTRSGLVNEILISLPIGLVFPYRRYKHLHLKHHADERLTDPYDDPESYYRAMGDWEKLPAFVKSLLNWNNTLSGRIIIGPILMAIGFVIAEVKLVAGGDRKTRTAWLLHGAGLVPMLGLVWLVFGIPLWIYALTAVYWGLSIISIRSYCEHQWSERPDGRTIIVEKSPLALIFLNNNLHFVHHKRPTAPWYDLPELYREQREEWQRMNGGYVFRNYFEILRAYAFRKKQEVVHPVLRREPAPGRAFRPRRHGISLQGGSTMPIPAEPPKE, from the coding sequence ATGACAGCCTGCTACGGGCTCTGGTTTTTCTCCGGCTTTTACGTCTACGACACTATGCCGTTGGCTGCTCTGGCAGCGATGGCAATTTCGGTCGCGTTGCATTCTTCCCTACAACATGAAGTTCTGCACGGCCATCCAACGCGCAGTGGCCTTGTCAACGAAATCCTGATTTCGTTGCCGATTGGTCTCGTTTTCCCTTACCGGCGGTACAAGCATCTTCATCTCAAGCACCATGCGGATGAGCGGCTGACAGATCCCTATGATGATCCCGAAAGTTACTACCGGGCCATGGGCGACTGGGAAAAATTGCCGGCATTCGTCAAATCACTCCTCAACTGGAACAACACGCTGAGTGGCCGGATTATTATTGGCCCAATTCTGATGGCGATTGGCTTTGTCATCGCTGAGGTGAAACTGGTTGCTGGAGGCGACAGGAAGACGCGCACCGCCTGGCTTTTGCATGGCGCCGGACTTGTTCCAATGCTCGGCCTGGTATGGCTGGTCTTCGGAATTCCGCTTTGGATTTATGCGCTGACGGCTGTTTATTGGGGTCTGTCAATCATCTCGATCCGCAGCTACTGCGAACACCAATGGTCGGAGCGCCCGGATGGGCGGACGATTATCGTGGAGAAATCGCCTCTCGCTCTCATATTCCTTAATAACAACCTGCATTTTGTGCACCATAAACGGCCAACTGCGCCTTGGTATGATCTGCCGGAGCTCTATCGCGAACAGCGCGAGGAATGGCAGCGCATGAATGGTGGTTATGTCTTCCGCAATTATTTCGAAATTTTGCGTGCATATGCATTCCGCAAAAAACAGGAAGTCGTTCACCCCGTTCTTCGTCGTGAGCCGGCTCCAGGGCGGGCCTTCCGGCCACGCCGCCATGGCATCAGTCTGCAGGGCGGCTCAACAATGCCTATTCCCGCCGAGCCGCCGAAAGAGTAA
- a CDS encoding phosphate/phosphite/phosphonate ABC transporter substrate-binding protein — protein sequence MTLVAALPMYDWPERRADIDAQWVVLRDTLRSNGFDAPDFLARRNADLPAVPGGIKDKTGNVIAPDPAVLPPDELDRQALWCHPGLLFAQACWGPLELGLQAYVHVLGQDDYSGVDGGNGELYSSALVMRRGEGTPIKAPVGGEASLPVEVMRRKRLAFNSHDSMSGYLALQRDLEAQGETLDLFISRTETGGHRHSVDAVAAGRADIAAIDCKSWELAQRYDEAASALVVVGWTGKRKGLPYISAFELPAHLFA from the coding sequence ATGACACTTGTGGCGGCTTTGCCGATGTATGACTGGCCGGAACGGCGCGCTGACATTGATGCGCAGTGGGTTGTGTTGCGCGATACCCTGCGTTCAAATGGATTTGACGCGCCGGATTTTCTGGCGCGCCGCAATGCTGATCTGCCGGCGGTTCCTGGCGGCATCAAAGATAAGACTGGCAATGTCATCGCGCCAGATCCAGCCGTACTTCCACCCGACGAGTTAGATCGGCAGGCGCTGTGGTGTCATCCAGGTTTACTCTTTGCCCAAGCCTGCTGGGGCCCGTTGGAATTGGGTCTTCAAGCCTATGTCCATGTTCTCGGGCAGGATGACTACTCTGGCGTTGATGGTGGCAATGGTGAACTTTACTCAAGCGCACTGGTTATGCGGCGAGGCGAGGGGACGCCTATCAAGGCGCCAGTCGGCGGAGAGGCCAGCCTGCCTGTGGAAGTAATGCGGCGGAAACGGCTCGCGTTCAATAGTCATGACTCCATGTCCGGCTATCTCGCTCTTCAGCGGGACCTCGAAGCCCAGGGAGAGACGCTGGATCTGTTTATCAGCCGTACGGAGACTGGCGGGCATCGCCATTCCGTTGACGCTGTTGCGGCTGGCCGGGCAGATATCGCTGCTATCGATTGCAAATCCTGGGAACTGGCGCAGCGCTACGATGAAGCAGCCAGCGCCTTGGTGGTCGTCGGCTGGACGGGCAAGCGCAAAGGCTTGCCCTACATTTCGGCCTTTGAGTTACCCGCGCATCTTTTCGCCTGA
- a CDS encoding FAD-dependent oxidoreductase, with amino-acid sequence MKSHVKAVVIGGGVVGCSVLYHLARAGWTDVLLIERSELTSGSSWHAAGGFHTLNGDPNVAKLQAYTVSLYKEIEELSEQSCGLHLTGGVMMADSPERMDFLRLAHARGRYLGMDTELITPSEAKAMFPLMDETNFVGAMWDPVEGHLDPSGTTHAYAKAARKLGAEISLRNRVVELTQETDGTWNVVTEQGTVKAEHVVNCGGLWAREVGRMVGLELPVLAMEHMYLLTEDVPEVMEFNKTTGRELIGVMDFKGEIYTRQERNGILLGTYEKAAKPWSPVNTPWDFGHELLAPDIDRIAPSLEVGFKHFPGIEKAGIKQIINGPFTFAPDGNPLVGPVPGLTNYWTACAVMAGFSQGGGVGLALSNWMVHGEPGFDVWGMDVARFGEWATLRYTNAKVRENYSRRFSIRFPNEELPAARPQQTTPLYDTMVAQNAVMGDSWGLETPLWFAPKGTDAHDIVSYHRSNDFEHVGNEVRATRENVGVTEIANFAKYEVTGAGAEDFLSRLMTNTMPKIGRLVLTPMLNEKGKLIGDFTIAKAADERFLIWGSSAAQRYHMRWFQKQQPKDGSVKIHRFDQTLVGLAIAGPGARDLLTKLVDEDVSNAAFRFMDFREIAVGGAPCKVNRISYTGDLGYEIWMEPAYQRLVYQAIKEAGAEYNIVDFGMRALLAMRLEKNFPTWFRELRPIYGPYEGSMDRFIKLSKNDFIGRESAAKEKAEFDAGTSTKLRRVSFLIDMPHGEDAADVMGDEPIWAKTSKDYGTVQAGHGVGAPRFDATGAVVSHEGDKGAVQGEWRVVGWVTSGGYAHYVGQSMAQGYVPAELAKSEKQGLFEVEILGVRRAARINLEPPFDPSGEKMRG; translated from the coding sequence ATGAAATCGCACGTTAAAGCAGTTGTCATAGGAGGCGGTGTCGTTGGATGCTCTGTGCTCTATCACCTGGCGCGTGCTGGATGGACCGACGTCCTGCTGATCGAGCGCTCTGAACTGACATCAGGCTCATCCTGGCACGCTGCCGGCGGCTTTCATACCCTCAACGGCGATCCGAACGTGGCCAAACTCCAAGCCTATACGGTCAGCCTTTACAAAGAGATCGAGGAGCTTTCCGAACAGTCATGCGGCCTGCATCTGACCGGCGGCGTCATGATGGCCGACTCGCCGGAGCGTATGGATTTTCTACGATTGGCGCACGCACGTGGCCGCTATCTCGGCATGGATACTGAACTGATCACACCCTCGGAAGCCAAAGCGATGTTCCCGCTGATGGACGAGACCAACTTCGTCGGCGCCATGTGGGACCCAGTCGAAGGTCACCTCGACCCATCCGGCACGACCCACGCCTATGCCAAGGCAGCGCGCAAGCTTGGCGCGGAAATAAGCTTGCGTAACCGCGTCGTTGAACTGACACAGGAAACGGATGGGACCTGGAATGTTGTCACGGAACAAGGCACGGTAAAGGCCGAACATGTCGTCAATTGCGGCGGTCTGTGGGCCCGTGAAGTCGGCCGCATGGTCGGTCTGGAACTGCCAGTCCTTGCCATGGAGCACATGTATCTCCTCACAGAGGACGTGCCCGAAGTCATGGAGTTCAACAAAACCACCGGGCGCGAACTCATCGGCGTCATGGATTTCAAGGGCGAGATATATACCCGCCAAGAGCGCAACGGAATCCTGCTCGGCACCTATGAAAAGGCGGCGAAGCCGTGGTCGCCAGTCAACACGCCATGGGATTTCGGCCACGAACTGCTGGCACCGGACATTGACCGCATCGCCCCTTCCCTCGAAGTGGGTTTCAAGCATTTTCCGGGCATCGAGAAGGCCGGCATCAAGCAGATCATCAATGGCCCCTTTACGTTTGCGCCGGACGGCAACCCGCTTGTCGGACCGGTTCCTGGCCTCACCAATTACTGGACGGCCTGCGCCGTCATGGCTGGTTTCAGCCAAGGCGGCGGCGTTGGCCTCGCCCTCTCCAACTGGATGGTGCATGGCGAACCCGGATTCGATGTATGGGGCATGGACGTCGCCCGCTTCGGTGAGTGGGCAACCTTGCGCTATACCAACGCCAAGGTTCGCGAAAACTATTCGCGCCGCTTTTCCATCCGCTTCCCCAACGAAGAGCTGCCCGCTGCGCGTCCTCAGCAGACGACGCCCCTCTACGACACGATGGTCGCCCAGAATGCCGTGATGGGCGATTCCTGGGGTCTTGAAACTCCGCTCTGGTTCGCGCCCAAGGGCACGGATGCCCACGATATCGTCTCCTATCATCGCTCGAACGACTTCGAGCATGTCGGCAATGAGGTTCGGGCAACGCGTGAAAACGTCGGCGTCACGGAAATCGCCAACTTCGCCAAGTATGAAGTGACCGGTGCTGGTGCCGAGGACTTCCTGTCGCGCCTGATGACCAACACAATGCCAAAGATCGGGCGCCTAGTCCTTACGCCCATGCTGAACGAGAAAGGCAAGCTGATCGGCGATTTCACTATCGCCAAGGCCGCGGACGAGCGGTTCCTGATTTGGGGATCGTCCGCAGCACAGCGCTATCACATGCGCTGGTTCCAGAAGCAGCAACCGAAGGATGGTTCGGTGAAAATCCATCGCTTCGATCAAACGCTGGTGGGACTGGCGATTGCCGGTCCCGGAGCACGCGATCTACTTACCAAGCTTGTTGATGAAGACGTTTCCAATGCTGCTTTCCGCTTCATGGACTTCCGCGAGATCGCTGTTGGCGGCGCGCCGTGCAAGGTCAATCGCATCTCCTATACAGGCGATCTCGGCTATGAGATCTGGATGGAGCCTGCTTACCAGCGCCTCGTCTACCAGGCGATCAAGGAGGCGGGCGCCGAATACAACATTGTGGATTTTGGCATGCGCGCATTGCTCGCCATGCGGCTGGAGAAAAATTTTCCCACATGGTTCCGCGAACTGCGCCCGATCTACGGCCCGTATGAAGGCTCAATGGACCGCTTCATCAAGCTTTCGAAGAATGACTTTATCGGCCGGGAATCGGCAGCTAAGGAGAAGGCCGAGTTTGATGCCGGAACGAGCACGAAGCTGCGCCGCGTCTCCTTCCTGATTGACATGCCGCATGGCGAGGATGCGGCCGATGTGATGGGCGACGAGCCGATCTGGGCCAAAACCTCGAAGGATTACGGGACGGTTCAGGCAGGTCATGGTGTCGGCGCTCCGCGCTTTGACGCAACAGGGGCGGTGGTTTCCCATGAGGGCGACAAGGGAGCTGTGCAAGGCGAATGGCGCGTTGTTGGCTGGGTCACGTCCGGCGGCTATGCTCATTATGTCGGCCAGTCAATGGCTCAAGGCTACGTGCCGGCAGAACTCGCCAAAAGTGAAAAGCAGGGCCTGTTCGAGGTGGAAATTCTCGGCGTTCGCCGCGCCGCCCGGATAAACCTGGAGCCGCCGTTTGATCCGTCAGGCGAAAAGATGCGCGGGTAA
- a CDS encoding trimethylamine methyltransferase family protein: MTEPAVEIDANASARDHGRRGGRARPRSVESGAFDQPPFRQLKIPFAPTKIVSDDELESIHDASLKVLQEIGVDVLHDGAREIMKQAGADVTPGTMRVHFDKEMILEYVSHAPSEFTLHARNPAHNVRFGGNNLIFAQMGSAPNCSDTDNGRRSGNQADFRNFLKLAQMHNIINATGGYPVEPIDIHPSVRHLECIRDLATLTDKPFHIYSLGKERNQDGIEIARLARGISHEQLQNEASCYTIINTNSPLKLDIPMMEGIIQMSGNGQIVIVTPFTLAGAMAPVTIAGALVQQNAEALAGISFTQMVKKGAPVGYGGFTSNVDMKSGAPAFGTPEYMKAQMVGGQLARRYGIPYRTSNVCAANTVDAQAAYESVFSLWGAIQGGGNFMLHSAGWLEGGLCCSYEKMILDFDLLQMVAEFLTPLDLSEDALGLDAMRDVGPGGHFFGTAHTQSRYKTAFYAPIISDWRNYESWQEAGSPTAIERANRIWKERLAIYEKPAINPAIEEEINAFVAKRKAEGGAPTDF, encoded by the coding sequence ATGACTGAACCTGCAGTTGAGATCGACGCAAACGCATCGGCTCGGGACCATGGCAGACGTGGCGGGCGGGCGCGGCCACGCAGCGTTGAAAGCGGTGCTTTTGATCAGCCCCCGTTCCGGCAGCTCAAAATCCCGTTTGCACCGACAAAGATCGTTTCCGACGATGAACTTGAATCGATCCACGATGCATCGCTTAAAGTGCTCCAGGAGATTGGCGTGGACGTGCTGCACGACGGTGCACGCGAAATCATGAAGCAGGCCGGCGCGGACGTCACTCCTGGCACAATGCGCGTTCATTTCGACAAGGAAATGATCCTTGAGTATGTCAGCCACGCGCCATCCGAGTTCACGCTGCATGCTCGCAACCCCGCACATAATGTGCGTTTTGGCGGCAATAATCTGATCTTTGCCCAAATGGGATCGGCGCCGAATTGCTCCGACACCGACAATGGCAGGCGCTCGGGCAATCAGGCGGATTTCCGCAATTTCCTGAAACTGGCCCAGATGCACAATATCATCAATGCAACCGGGGGATATCCTGTAGAACCGATCGATATCCATCCTTCGGTGCGTCACCTCGAATGTATTCGGGATCTGGCAACGCTCACCGACAAGCCGTTTCACATCTATTCTCTCGGCAAGGAACGCAATCAAGACGGTATTGAAATCGCGCGGCTCGCTCGTGGTATCAGTCACGAGCAGCTGCAGAACGAGGCATCTTGCTATACGATCATCAACACCAATTCGCCTTTGAAGCTCGATATCCCGATGATGGAAGGCATCATTCAGATGTCGGGCAATGGCCAAATCGTCATTGTCACGCCCTTCACTCTTGCGGGCGCGATGGCCCCCGTTACCATCGCAGGTGCGCTGGTCCAACAGAATGCCGAAGCGTTGGCCGGTATTTCCTTCACGCAGATGGTCAAGAAGGGCGCTCCCGTCGGATACGGCGGATTCACTTCCAATGTCGACATGAAATCGGGTGCCCCCGCCTTTGGCACGCCGGAATATATGAAGGCCCAGATGGTCGGCGGTCAGCTTGCCCGGCGCTACGGCATTCCCTATCGCACGTCCAATGTGTGTGCAGCTAACACGGTGGATGCCCAGGCTGCCTATGAATCGGTGTTCTCGCTTTGGGGCGCGATCCAGGGTGGCGGCAATTTCATGCTGCATTCCGCGGGCTGGCTGGAAGGTGGGCTTTGCTGTTCTTATGAAAAGATGATCCTCGATTTCGATCTCTTGCAGATGGTCGCAGAATTCCTGACACCGCTTGATTTGTCTGAGGATGCGCTGGGTCTCGACGCTATGCGCGATGTCGGCCCGGGCGGCCACTTCTTTGGCACTGCCCACACCCAATCCCGCTACAAGACTGCCTTTTATGCACCCATCATTTCAGACTGGCGTAACTACGAGAGCTGGCAAGAAGCCGGTTCACCAACGGCGATCGAGCGGGCCAACCGCATCTGGAAAGAACGCCTCGCCATCTATGAGAAGCCGGCGATCAATCCGGCTATTGAAGAAGAAATCAATGCCTTCGTTGCAAAGCGCAAGGCCGAGGGTGGTGCTCCCACTGATTTCTGA